A part of Terriglobus roseus genomic DNA contains:
- a CDS encoding CAP domain-containing protein gives MSWRVRTVLLWMFVMLCRVATAQHTVAEQYLFQAINEERAAAGLQAVTWNPTLTHAAQDHALRMRSAQAISHQFQGEPGLAERAAASGSRFSRVAENVATSSSILEMHTALMNSPRHRDNILDPEVNSIGISVVVSGRQMWGVEDFARDVQPLSYLQQETQVAQLVSAAGASSVAPSEAARATCRQSSGYAGDRPAFVMRFTSTNLNHLPPQLTSRIAQGGFSSAAVGACDMKTKSSFATYNIAVVLYP, from the coding sequence GTGAGCTGGCGGGTTAGAACCGTTCTGTTGTGGATGTTCGTGATGTTGTGCCGTGTGGCTACGGCACAACACACAGTTGCAGAACAGTATTTGTTTCAGGCTATCAATGAAGAACGCGCTGCTGCAGGTCTGCAGGCAGTTACATGGAATCCAACCCTGACTCATGCAGCGCAGGATCATGCGTTGCGCATGCGGTCTGCACAGGCGATCTCTCACCAGTTTCAGGGTGAGCCAGGACTGGCAGAGCGCGCTGCTGCTTCCGGATCGCGGTTCTCGCGCGTTGCGGAAAACGTGGCTACCAGCAGCTCAATTCTGGAGATGCATACGGCGCTGATGAACTCGCCACGTCATCGAGACAACATCCTTGATCCGGAGGTGAACTCCATCGGAATTTCCGTGGTTGTCTCCGGACGACAGATGTGGGGCGTGGAAGACTTCGCACGCGACGTGCAGCCGCTCTCCTATCTTCAGCAGGAGACACAGGTGGCCCAGCTTGTATCCGCTGCAGGAGCCTCTAGCGTGGCGCCCAGTGAAGCCGCGCGCGCCACATGCAGGCAATCTTCCGGATACGCGGGAGATAGGCCGGCATTCGTGATGCGCTTTACCTCTACGAATCTGAACCACTTACCGCCGCAGTTGACCAGCCGCATTGCCCAAGGTGGATTTTCCAGCGCAGCAGTTGGCGCATGCGACATGAAAACCAAATCCAGTTTTGCCACTTACAACATCGCTGTCGTGTTGTATCCCTAA
- a CDS encoding GDP-L-fucose synthase family protein: MPKDAPIFVAGHHGLVGSAIVRELERLGYTQVLTRSRAELDLQDADTVLSFFQETKPKFVVLAAAKVGGILANNTYPADFIHDNLKIQNSVIEACYATGVDRLLFLGSSCIYPKMAPQPMPESCLLTGPLEPTNRAYALAKIAGIEMCWSYNRQFGTKYLAAMPTNLYGPNDNFDLKNSHVLPALIRKTAQAIKDGSEAVEVWGSGTPKRELLYSDDLAEACVYLLNLPADEYAKLLREDTPPLINIGTGEDVTIRELAETVARVLGFKGVLRFDPSKPDGTPRKLMDVSLIHSLGWKHRVELEEGIRRTWEAVRGELAG, from the coding sequence ATGCCGAAGGATGCACCCATCTTTGTTGCAGGGCATCATGGTCTGGTGGGTTCAGCGATTGTGCGCGAGCTGGAGCGACTTGGCTACACGCAAGTGCTGACGCGATCACGTGCAGAACTGGACCTGCAGGATGCTGATACCGTTCTGAGCTTCTTTCAGGAGACGAAGCCGAAGTTTGTGGTTCTGGCGGCGGCGAAGGTGGGTGGCATTCTGGCCAACAACACCTATCCCGCCGACTTCATTCACGACAATCTGAAGATTCAGAACAGCGTGATTGAAGCCTGCTATGCAACCGGCGTCGATCGGCTGTTGTTCCTGGGATCGAGTTGCATTTATCCAAAGATGGCGCCGCAGCCCATGCCCGAAAGCTGCCTGTTGACGGGACCGTTGGAACCGACAAACCGTGCGTATGCGCTTGCGAAGATCGCGGGAATTGAGATGTGTTGGTCATACAACCGGCAGTTTGGCACGAAGTATTTAGCCGCTATGCCGACCAATCTCTATGGGCCGAATGACAACTTCGATTTGAAGAATTCGCATGTGCTGCCAGCGTTGATTCGCAAGACGGCGCAGGCCATCAAAGACGGCTCGGAAGCGGTGGAAGTGTGGGGTAGCGGTACGCCGAAGCGCGAGCTGCTGTATTCTGACGATCTGGCAGAGGCATGCGTGTATCTGTTGAACCTGCCTGCGGATGAATATGCAAAGCTGCTGCGCGAAGACACACCGCCGTTAATCAACATTGGCACTGGCGAGGACGTGACAATTCGCGAACTGGCCGAAACTGTTGCGCGCGTTTTGGGGTTCAAGGGAGTGTTGCGCTTCGACCCCTCGAAGCCAGACGGCACACCGCGCAAGCTGATGGATGTTTCACTGATTCACAGCCTTGGATGGAAGCACCGCGTCGAACTGGAAGAGGGGATTCGACGTACGTGGGAGGCTGTTCGAGGTGAGCTGGCGGGTTAG
- the gmd gene encoding GDP-mannose 4,6-dehydratase has translation MKKALITGVTGQDGAYLAEFLLKKGYEVHGIKRRTSLFNTARIDHIYEDPHQQHRNFILHYGDMTDSSSLIHIVQKVQPDEIYNLAAQSHVAVSFEEPEYTANSDALGVLRLLEAIRILGLEKKTKFYQASTSELYGLVQEIPQKETTPFYPRSPYAVAKMYGYWIVVNYREAYGIYACNGILFNHESPMRGETFVTRKITRGMARIKAGLQDTLFLGNMDAKRDWGHARDYIEMQWLMLQQKKPQDFVIATGVQYSVRDFVKRCAELLEMDLEWSGNGVDEKAVDKATGKTIVAVDPRYFRPTEVETLLGDPSKAKRELGWEPRTTFDELVREMIEADYSAAKRDALVIEHGYKPFNVRET, from the coding sequence TACGAAGTGCACGGCATCAAGCGTCGCACGTCACTTTTCAATACGGCACGTATCGATCACATCTACGAAGATCCGCACCAGCAGCATCGCAACTTCATCCTGCACTACGGCGACATGACGGATTCGTCGTCGCTGATCCACATTGTGCAAAAGGTGCAACCCGACGAGATTTATAACCTGGCGGCGCAGTCACATGTTGCGGTTTCGTTTGAGGAGCCGGAGTACACGGCAAATTCAGACGCGCTTGGTGTGTTGCGTCTGTTGGAAGCCATCCGAATCCTCGGACTTGAAAAGAAAACCAAGTTTTATCAAGCCAGCACCAGCGAACTCTACGGCCTGGTACAGGAGATTCCGCAAAAGGAAACCACGCCGTTTTATCCGCGTTCGCCGTATGCGGTGGCCAAGATGTATGGCTACTGGATCGTAGTGAATTATCGCGAAGCCTATGGCATCTATGCGTGCAACGGCATCTTGTTCAATCATGAGTCGCCCATGCGTGGTGAGACATTTGTAACGCGCAAGATTACACGCGGCATGGCGCGTATCAAGGCTGGCCTGCAGGACACGCTGTTTCTAGGCAACATGGACGCTAAGCGCGACTGGGGACATGCACGCGACTACATCGAGATGCAGTGGCTCATGCTGCAGCAAAAGAAGCCGCAGGACTTCGTGATCGCTACGGGCGTGCAATACAGCGTGCGCGACTTCGTGAAACGTTGCGCTGAGTTGCTGGAGATGGACCTGGAATGGTCTGGCAACGGCGTGGATGAGAAGGCTGTCGATAAGGCTACAGGCAAGACGATTGTCGCTGTTGATCCGCGCTACTTCCGTCCTACGGAAGTGGAGACGCTTCTCGGTGATCCGTCGAAAGCAAAGCGTGAACTGGGATGGGAGCCTCGTACAACTTTCGATGAGTTGGTGCGCGAGATGATCGAAGCCGACTACTCGGCTGCGAAGCGCGATGCGCTGGTGATAGAACACGGCTACAAGCCCTTCAACGTGCGGGAGACCTAG